A section of the Chloroflexota bacterium genome encodes:
- a CDS encoding DUF2227 family putative metal-binding protein: protein MPSGKIHQRINEAALALCTPTAFALTWYATSDVVYALEITGYALAGMLFGTYFADPDLDQDHITRTEARIRRWPIVGLPLYLAFVIFWYPYARQTRHRGLSHQPVIGTLLRLGYILLFFLVANTIGRWVIFGKPKGWGELPLSLLVWIVRHPAQAGAWIAGECFADALHTLADRLWPVAVHKTSVRWRVRGWG from the coding sequence ATGCCATCGGGAAAAATCCACCAGCGAATCAACGAGGCGGCGCTGGCGCTTTGCACCCCTACCGCCTTCGCACTGACCTGGTATGCCACTTCGGACGTCGTCTATGCCCTGGAAATCACCGGCTACGCGCTGGCGGGGATGCTCTTCGGCACGTACTTCGCCGACCCCGACCTGGACCAAGACCACATCACGCGCACCGAGGCGCGCATCCGCCGGTGGCCGATTGTGGGGCTTCCGCTGTATCTGGCGTTCGTGATCTTCTGGTACCCCTACGCCAGGCAGACGCGCCACCGAGGGCTATCGCACCAGCCGGTCATCGGCACGCTGCTGCGCCTCGGGTACATCCTGCTGTTCTTCCTGGTGGCCAACACCATCGGCCGGTGGGTGATCTTCGGCAAGCCCAAGGGGTGGGGCGAGTTGCCCCTGTCGCTCCTCGTGTGGATTGTGCGCCACCCGGCGCAGGCAGGCGCGTGGATCGCGGGCGAGTGCTTTGCCGATGCGCTGCACACCCTGGCCGACCGCCTGTGGCCCGTCGCCGTCCACAAGACCTCCGTCCGCTGGCGCGTGCGGGGATGGGGGTGA
- a CDS encoding fumarylacetoacetate hydrolase family protein — translation MKIVRYCPATSRKCGRLGLLVERPEGTYVLDLARARVWAFPGSRQSPIPNDVLPLLRSGQKALAMAQKVLDAALSRWDDLPFGVAMPVGDVRLEAPIGRPGKIICPGLNFRKHLEETQGPGAKPPERPYGFLKAPSSVIGPDDPIVMPIWTQKLDYEVELAAVIGVGGTNIPREQALRHVAGYTILNDVSAREVQAAERQAGFLTLGKSFPTSCPMGPYLLTADELPDPHILSMELRVNGEVRQQGHTSDLIHDFSAIIAYWSRMGLEPGDVISSGTPSGVALGREPDTSWYLKPGDVVEARIERLGTLRNPVAAPVG, via the coding sequence ATGAAGATTGTACGCTATTGCCCCGCGACAAGCCGCAAATGCGGCAGGCTTGGCCTGCTGGTGGAGCGCCCCGAGGGAACCTACGTGCTGGACCTGGCGCGGGCACGGGTTTGGGCGTTCCCCGGCAGTCGCCAGTCGCCCATCCCGAATGACGTTCTTCCGCTCCTGCGGTCGGGGCAGAAGGCCCTGGCCATGGCGCAGAAGGTGCTGGATGCGGCCCTGTCTCGCTGGGACGACCTGCCGTTTGGCGTTGCCATGCCAGTGGGCGACGTGCGGCTGGAAGCGCCCATCGGGCGGCCCGGCAAGATCATCTGCCCGGGCCTGAACTTCCGCAAGCATCTGGAGGAGACGCAGGGGCCGGGAGCCAAGCCGCCCGAAAGGCCCTACGGGTTTCTCAAAGCGCCGTCGTCGGTCATCGGCCCCGACGATCCCATCGTCATGCCCATCTGGACGCAGAAACTGGACTACGAGGTGGAACTGGCGGCGGTGATCGGCGTGGGCGGCACGAACATTCCGCGCGAACAGGCGCTGCGGCATGTGGCCGGGTACACCATCCTCAACGATGTCAGCGCCCGCGAGGTCCAGGCGGCAGAGAGGCAGGCGGGCTTCCTCACCCTGGGCAAGAGTTTCCCCACCTCGTGCCCGATGGGGCCGTATTTGCTCACGGCGGACGAACTGCCCGACCCGCACATCTTGAGCATGGAACTGCGCGTGAACGGCGAGGTTCGCCAGCAGGGCCACACCAGCGACCTCATCCACGACTTCTCGGCCATCATCGCGTACTGGTCGCGGATGGGGCTTGAGCCGGGCGATGTGATCTCGTCGGGCACGCCTTCGGGCGTCGCCCTGGGCCGGGAACCCGACACTTCGTGGTACCTGAAGCCGGGCGACGTGGTAGAGGCCCGCATAGAGCGCCTGGGGACGTTGCGGAACCCCGTGGCGGCGCCGGTTGGGTGA